CAAGATCTATCTTATAAAGATAGATGAGAAGAATAGAAGTCGAATTATGCTTAACCTTACCCAAATTTTTGAAACCCTAGAAAACCAAACTATATTTATTGTAGTACTTTAAATCTTCCCAAAGACGGTAATTATAACCTCCTGAATTAGCAGTTTGTACAGAAGGTAACTAAAACATCAACCAAATTAAGGTCAAGTTTCTCTGTTATCATGCGCTACACAAGCTTCTGTAATAGTTTATCAATAGATATCCGGTCAAGTCAAATCCTTCCTAAACTCGATTCTTCCTTGAACTTCTACATGACCCAATTTGATCGGTGAAGTTAACCTAATCAAAGCTAAGTTTAACGCATGGCCACTCAACATCTATCGCTGTGAGTAAATAACCGATACCCACTTTGTCGCCATTTTAATTTCTAATAGCCTCTGTGATCCTAATGCTACACTTAACATTCCCAATATAAGATCTATTTTGGAGGTTTTCTGTGTGAAAAgccctccatgtatacacttgtaATTTATTCATACTGATTCCTTCGCATGTACATTCTGTTGGTTTTTTTACTCCATTTGAGCTGGCAGCGTTTGTAATTTTTTTTGGCTATTGTTTCCCTTAACTCTACTTGTGTCTCTTCTAAAGACACTACCGTTCCCAAAACCTAGTAAAGGAGGGGTGTTGgtcatgaggttagcgaccccactaaaaaacgctaaccaggaaaaataATCTAAACCATTTAGACTCTGCCCCGATAGTTAGAAAGTCtccatttagaagaactatgacgcctcatagcAAAATCCAAGTTCCTTTGGATGTGACGAGGCCGACGCCACTTCTagcaaccagagcaaaaatttttataggtacattgaacgtccggacaatgtgaaAGACCGTACAAGTCAGTCAAATGGCAACGGAAATGACGAGGTGCAaattagcagtactgggaaccagcgaaacccattggacccaagctgaaTATCAAATGCAGGATACGGAaaagatgctgctgtactccggctacgaagaggaaaatgctcgaTACACTCAAGGCGTCGTTCTGATggtgtccaaagaagcacgaagtGTACATATAAGATAAGAATTTCACGGATCGgaaatcatcaaagcatcattaaaacaaagaatgaggggatcacaatgaatattatccaatgttgtgCACCCACCAGTGATAGCAACGAAGACACTAAAGATCAACTTTATGAGCGGCTGCAATCAGTCATAGAGAggtgctcaagaaaggacctcaccattccgATGGGAGGTCTAAACATCAAAGTCGTAATAGACAACACGGGATATGGAGACACATGGGAAGGCATGAACCAGGAGGGAGAAACGAAGTGAGGAAAGATTttcaaatctatgtgcattcaacaaattggtcatgggcggcacaatatttcctACACAAAGCTAGATGtatctcaccggatcacatcaCAGAAAACCAGATATATCATATAtgcatcaataaaaattccgaaggacaatggaagatgtgattttgattaaagacccATCTTTTGTTACATAATTTTCttttgcatgttgccggacaattgacagtaaggtcgtgtttgactaagctcaaagTCACTGCGTTGTTCAGTGTGCGGCTGTTAACCTTTTGACTTTCTGCTTTTGaggattgctggaatccctgcGGATAGATGTCTGACCCCACGTTGTTGGGACTCATATTATTGATTCCCAGGTATTAAAATCTTTTGTATTAACTGCTTCTTTTGTTGTttagtacgctattttgtgTTATAGAAATTGTTGACTgcatagcacaggctgtaccgtttgaggtattttgtatttttgatataatttgttataTTTCCTAGATAAGAACCGTTTAacttgagcacagagtttgtgttttgatataatttaacaCGAGTAGCTCAGAAACGCTTTATACGCTATTAAGAAGAACGTAGTCTTGTCTAATTGTATAAGTTTTGGTTCGTTAGTTCCTCGTTCAAACCAAATATTGGCAGTTCGGTCGTTACAACAAGTGCTGTGTGACTGAAATGAAGGACACCTAATAAGGATTCCAAAggaaggagatctgagcaaatgtgagaaccacAGAGGAATCACACTGCTTTCAGTACCAGAgtaagtcttcaacagagtgtcgCCGAACCGGACAAAAGACGAAACTTGGAGATCGACAGGCTGCATTCCGTGAGGATCTGTCGAGCACAAGACAAATTGCGACACTCCGGATtgtcgtcgaacaatcagttgaatgacAGTCAACGATATGCGTCAACTTCAGTGATTATGAGGCGTTTGGCAGTGTAgacaggagaacattatggaaacgtCTTCGACACTTTGGAGTTTCTGGGAAGAttttcaacattatccggaactcatacgacggctgtctactctcccccttcctctctcttctggtggtcggctgaattatgaagacctcgacatctgaagtaaagcacggaatacagtgtACAGTTtagaacttcgcagatgatctcgCCCcaatcccatacacacgaacaaaggTAGATGAGGACAACTATTGTAGCAGCAGCCTCGGcaacagtaggcctcaacatacacaaggggtaGACCAAGGTCTTCAAATACAATGCCGAGTATGCCAACCCAATCGCACTTGATGGCGTAACTCTGGTAGAAGTAGAATCATTCACGTATCTGGGAAGCACCATCGATAAataaggaggatcggatgcagacgaaaaggcgaggattggcaagcaagggccgcattacttaagttgaagaacatatggaactcaaaacaactttcaaccaatatcaaattcaCAATCTGCAATACGAACGTCCAGGCGGTTcaactgtacggagctgaaaccacagccatcatcaagaaggtgcaaatATTTACatacagttgtctacgcaagatactccagATTtgttgatcggataccatcagcaacagccttctgagggagagaacaaaccagcttccagctgaagaagaaattaggaaaagacgatggaaatggacagGACATAAATTtagcaaatcaccaaactgcatcacgacaaaagcgctaacttggaatcctggatggaagcggaaaagaggaaggccaaagaatacattacgtcgggaaatagaagcagatatggaaaggatgaataacaactggaaagagatgTAAAGTATTGCGAAGAACGGGGTTGGATGTAGAGTGCTTGtagacggcctatgctcctccatgaggagtaacaggtgcaAGTAAGGAACTATTATTTTCCTCACGCCCTCACTGAGTTTCTATGCTTCCTCTGGAACTTCAATCGTGTTGTTTTGTTCTCGGCGAAGGTCacattgatttatttcattttttattgtgTTGGTTTCATCGACTGGAATTGTGTATTGAACGATTCTTCTAGGATAGGAAACGCTCGGTGTTATAACGCAATCAAATATTATATttcgaacgaatctgtacgtgaccTACCCAAAAAGGATAGGATAATAATGGATGATCGAGCAACTCATAGTTCATCTCAGTGAATTTGCATTGCGCATATATTTCAATGTCAGTTTGTGCGAATCCAACCATTACCCAGAAATTTATGTTTATCAAGCAGCGACTTGATAATTTCCATTAGAGATTTTACTTCAGGCTCCAAAACCCACGTTTTCTCGAAATTTTTGTTTGATGACTTTGGATGCGCTCATGTTATGAATTATTATAAGACATGTGAAAATAGCTCTAAACGatagaaataaaattcataGCAAAGTTTTCCATTTACATTCACAATCAATTTTCTAGTTTCTTATAATTTTGAACTAACATACTGATTTCGCCCATAATATTCCTATTTTTCTTGGATTGTATTTCATCACTAAGTAATTCCTTTTAGGTTTGTTGGTACTATCCAGTTGATTGTACtctctcaaggtcattttaagTTCAGACAGGTCGTGTAGCAACAAAGCTGTGGTTTATATATTTTGCTACGACCTACGAGGTTACTTTTTGACAGTCTGGTTCTAACCCAGTACTTGTAATTTCAACAGCGTCTGTAGTAATTCTTAAAACCAAAGCAAGTAAACTATTAGTTTGATACAATAGTACTAAAATTTTGTCACAACTAACTATGTGACAAGATTTTGATTCAACCCAATCTTCCGAATCTAGGGAAACTTTTTTCGATTTTTGGAAAATCCAggaaaataacaattaaaaacTTTCTGGGAACAAGACTACGGAACCTAAATTTTTCCCTCGTTTGGAGAAAAACTGCAGATTTTCACATGACACTGGggaaaaccccaaaatttcTACTACATTTCTAAGACTTCTTAGGGATTGGAATGTGCAAATTTTTGCTCACTACTGGAGTTCATTCAGATCAATAATTTTGCAGAATTATTAATATGTTATatgttatatgtatatatatatataatctgtgAGTGCACTTATATTCTTTCATATGTTTGCCACTTCTTACCACAAAATGCGAATCCCTTGCTAAATCGATCTTAAGACGTAGAGATCTAATGGTTGTATCAACTCTTTCACAACACTAAGTTAACCAGTGGCTTGATAAAAACTACAGCAAATACTAAAAACCTAAATGACCGTAGCGATCAAACTCCGTGTCTAACTTATGTTGATTTTCTAtcttgctaaacatataatcatCCCTTTATCAAgggatatttaaaataaatgataagtaTTGTTAAAGAACGCTAAATTAGCGCTGATATAGATCCAGTTTATAATTTCGaaattttttcattgttttgcaGATGGCAAATTCAGGAGTTGATTCTGTGCTCATAGTATCCAAAGAGTATTTCATCTCACTTATGCGACACCCAGTTAGACATTTACTAGTGGCATGGAGTCTTGGATTGATATCATGGAAAATAATAACTTGTATCCGTACATATCAGAATCAGAAACTGTTAAAATCAAAGCAGATACGTATTGCTGATAACACGGAGAAAATGAGGAAACTTTTGTCCAAATTAACTCACTCGTCTATACCTATGGCTATTTGTAGTGAGAATTTATCCTATCTTTGTGAACAAATCAAAAAGAAGAGAGTGACCCCCGTGGATGTTCTACATGCATTTCAGTTCAGAGCATTACAATTGcaggataataataattcaggCATTGCTGAGTTCATTTTAGAAGCAGAAGAGTACGCTGCCAACTTGACGAAATCCCCAATGAATATCGACGAACAGTCCGGATTATACGGAATCCCTATCAGCATAAAAGAAGGGATCGCGATACGTGGCTATGATGTCACTATGGGTATCATAAAACGATGTAGTCAGCCTATAGATGAGGATTGTGTACTCATCAAGGTACTGAGAAGTGTTGGTTCAATTCCTTTTGTGACCACCGTCACAACTCAGTTATGTCGCACACTGGATAGCTTTCacagtatttataatgatgcaAAAAATCCATTCAATAAATCCAGGTTGCCGGGTGGGAGTTCTTCGGGTGAAGCTGTATTATTGGCACAGCATGGTTCTCCTGTAGGTATAGGTGGAGATATCGCCGGTAGTATCCGAATACCCTGTGCATTTTGTAATTTAGCTGGCTTGAAACCAACTTCTGGGAGACTGAGTCTATTAGGTTTTGTATCGGCTGCCAAGAAATCAGTATTGTATTTATCGCCTTGCCTAGGACCTATGGCTAGAAAGGTGGACGATTTAGCTTGTGTGATGCGTGCGTTATTGTGCCCTACAATGTTTGATTTAGATCCGTATGTTATACCGATGAGCTTTGACCAAGTGTCTTATGAAGGGAAGAACAGAAAGCAGTTGGTGATCGGTTATTATCTTAACTTCGACGACCCAAATCTCATTCAAGTCTTGGACGTAAATCAGCAAGTTGTAGAAAAAGCAGCCAAAGCATTAGAAAGTGCTGGACATCGACTTGTAAAGTTCACAGTTCCTGATCCTTATAAAGCCTTTATACTTGGTTTGCATGCCTTGTTTGCAGATGGTGGTCAGGAACTTCGAAGTCATCTACGGGGGGAACCACTTAGTCCGCATATTAAACTTATCAGTACTGTTACTAGAATCCCAGACATTTTGAAACCTATTGTCGGGTTTATTTCTAAACATTTCATTGGTAAACCGGTCTGCCCATCAGGTGCATTCCAGAAACTTGGCAGTGGTCAGGCAGCAGTTAATTTAATTTCTGAAATCAAAGCTTACCGATACGAATTTGCAAAAGCTTGGAATAATGCAGGCCCACTGGATGCGTTAATATGTCCTGTATTTCCTTATCCTGCACCACCAGAAGATGCCTCACAAGTATATATATCTCCATCCATTATCTACACTTTCCTGTATAATATTCTGGACTATCCTGCTGGAGCTGTCCCAGCTGGCTTTGTCACCGAAGACGATGTTCGAAATTCATTAATGAAATCTGAATCACTGTATTCTACTGGTGATTCTTACATGTCCAAAGTATACGGACTATTAAATGGAGGAGAAAACCTACCACTGTCTATTCAAGTGGTTGGTAAACCGTATCATGAAGAAACTGTTCTTCGAGTTATGCGTGAAATAGAAAGTAGTTTCTCTCAACAAACTGAGTCGTAATTTCAAAGAGTATTTCAACCTTTTGTTATCGTATTTCctctttatttaatttcatgTCACCTTTGTTTCTTTACTAGCAttttgttaagttttgatttaAACGTTTGTACCTAGTTCTTCTGAATTAAGATTGCTGATTAGTGTTATTTACTCTACATTTTCATTGGTAACTGAAGTTTACTTTCTCAATTTTTTAGTTCTCGTTACTGTGATAATTGTGTCTGCTAATCTTCATTGTAGATTTTAGCAAACGATTCCATCAACTTTAACCAAAAATACCGTACTTATTAAAAATGTGTTGCTTTTTGGATGATGGTGGATGGTAATATTAGTCAGTTAGGTGTAATGAGATGGAACCAACTACTATATagtaggtgtcattaccaaggtttgatttgataatttcgaataaattgagcattgggttgattgttataaataaaaataatatatttgtaatatcccaatgagtagaaaattggatttttctgacgtttcgtggcttagtgtaagtcacttcttcagagaataaataaccaaattaaattaatccaagtttaaatagtacaacggaacaatgcaagaataatatttgatcaatcaaaaacaggtctgaacaagttgatgtcatgtcatttctgtcaaggtgattcataagtgataagtatgtaaatttgtgtgtgtatgtatgtgtgcattgtttaagaatgaacaCTTGTGTAACCTAtatggtaagaaaggatagagtttaaattcGTAATATGAaagtgtgaaattgtaaatacgacTATATAATTCAATTTGAGATTAGAaaactatttaaataaaataaaaacgacACAAGGAGTTTCGTTAAATAGAACAGTGAAGCTAATTTCTTATCTAGAGCGATGTGACTTTTTTTAGGATCTTGATAATAACTTGTCTACAGGTCCATTGTAAGAAAGACTTTGATGTTTTAAAATTCATACATTTGTGTATGGTAGTTTTTGGGaggttttttatttgtttagattTCATATCTACTGGTACTCGTTAATGAGATGAACCTGTTGTTATGAGGGAATTTATCATGCTTTTTCTGGTATGGTAATTCTCTTTCATGGTCAGTGTTATACGTTTTAGTGACGAATTATGTAGCGTTTTACTTCGGGCATATCTTCAGTACTCCTTTTCTTGTTGGCTATTTCCAGTAAGATACTACCAATACAAGTTGGTCGAAGAGATATTTTTCAGTTATTATCTGATCATCGTTCAACACTAATATACGGGTTTGCAGTTAAGTATAaaattaatacaaaataaataaaggtaAGTCCAACTACTAATATATCCCAGTATTTTGTCTAAAAATAAGAATCATTTATTAACTGAATAGATGAAAAGTTAGAACGAGTACAAAGTTGTTTAACCGGGTTAGTCATTACGACTAGCCACATACGAATGAGATTTGAGTTTGAAACGAGGGAGTCGGATATAGATATTTAGTGTTATCTGTGGGAATAGTCCAAAGAAAATTAGACAATAAAGTCAgaaaattgaataattataaaataaggAACTGAAATTGAGAGGAATGACAGTAATTGATTAGAGGGCCACGCGTGGAGACTTCAAAAGCGGTTTCTGTAAACGAATATCAGATTTATTTGTGTATATTCATTCTCTTGCTGTAAGACATTCTGAAAGGTTGGAGTAAGTTTGACGCAGTTTTACAGAGAACTCTAAACGCTAACACTGTGACGATGCGATGATCAATATTTGTTGATGCTCCAGCGTACAGCTCATTTTTCATTGTTTGTTCAACCATGAAGTTCGGAGCTTGGGAAAGTAATTACTTATTTAACTGGATGTGCTCTCAACAAAAATCGCTTCACATGAGTTGAAGTGGTGAATAACCAGGCAGCAAACCTAGTTTGTCTTTAATTTGTGGACATACTGTTTTCGCGTGGAAAAGAATATGACTTTGTTGCAGTGAATGTTTATTACGAGGCCtttcttataatttttattactattccACTAGTTATATCATCTATAATTTCTAAAATAAACGTTTTTGGGCAGTGCTGATAATTTCATTTTGCTTAGGACGTATTTCACCAGAAACGTTGCCACAAATCCGGTTTTTAGGGAAATCGTAGATTCGTCTTAGTCCCTCTCTGTATGTGTAATTGAACCTAATTTAACTTGCATTTCAATGGAGAAAAGCTAAAAAATCCATGTATTGGCTTCGTGTAGTTGGCTCACGATAAATGTTTACTTTTACTATCTCTAGGATTTATGTGCTTCCAAGAGACAAAAGTGCTGCCACCAAGACCAAGTATCGCATTGAAGGCTTATTGGGCATCACTATGGCTTATGTTTGCTATCAAAAGATTGAATCGGTTCGTTCTGCGATTTTCGTGACAAATCAGTTATATAACAAGATACCTATCACTGTATCTAATAGGATAGGAAAAATTTGTCAACTAACTCTAAGATGCGAAGTGACTTAAGTTATGTTAACTGCAACTGACTATTCCTCAATGACCATCAACATTTCAGCGTGTTTTGAAATCGTATCTGCACACTGAATTTTTTTGATATCACTATCACATCTTTTGTGTATTCATTCAGTCACTAAAGCTTCAAATATAACGTAATACAACTGCAGCAATTATGTTAATAGGTATACCTTTTTTCGGAGCTTGAATTAACATACAGTCCTATTATGTATGGGACAATTACTGTCCAGTGATcgcaggttttcagtggtggtttagCTAGTGTCAGTCCGTGATTTAAACTTTGATAATCCTATGTGATTGACAGTGACTACTATATATCGTCGTTTTAATTACTTAAAGTAATTTTTCACGAACTTTTTGTAGTTATTTTTTGCCAGTGGTTTTTAGTCATGTAGTCCGTGTCTGGTATACTACCCATTCAACGATGAGAAAAAACTTATGCTGTATTTCGGTTTAAAAAAGCGAAGCTGTGAACTGTTGTTTGTTATCTTTAACTTGATTATTAATAACGAATGGATTGATTAAAAACTCTAATACGAATATTTCTGGatgtatatttatgtaataCAATACATTGGAATGTACAGcagtaataaacaataaaagcaTAATCAGATTGAATGCATACGACTAGATtgtgataataatagtattgaattaatactagaatgaaaccTCTTAGTAACTGAACTTGATTTATGTCTACACTGACACTTGGAATCATCAGTGATTGCATTTTAGTGGAGTAATAGCTGAGCAAAATTTAGTCACAAGAGTTGAATAAATGCATTTGACATTCAAGTATTCTATCAGTTATCGTATTCCAAAATGAGTATATAGTTGTGTGGATGTAATATGCTTGTATTAAATGTCAAACAAAGCAAGAATCGGCGGGCCCAAAGATGTTCTGTGAATACTCAGTATCATGTTACCAAAGTGAATGAAGTAAGGAAAATTTGAATAAAGCCTGTACAGCTCACCAGTTTGGtgtaatagactgaatatttgAGCAGTTGTGGTGTTTATATGAGTAATCATTCATTTGTACTtattgaatgcttgatttctaattccaaatacagtacattcgttagtgcttatctagtacttcttgatccaattatattatttctgggattcctagtttttactataattcaaatacttctaattatcatagcAATATGTAAAACTGTAAGTTTCATTGTATCACGGTCTATCTAGCATTCCTTAAAAGCAATTATCTGATTCAGTTACTTGCATCAATTTGATATCCATCTGTATAATATAGTTCACTATGGTACAAAATTTAATGTTGCTTCAATCAATCAGAAACCAAACTAAGTTTGCTTTAAGACCGGAAGCTATTTGGTTACCG
The genomic region above belongs to Schistosoma haematobium chromosome 2, whole genome shotgun sequence and contains:
- a CDS encoding hypothetical protein (EggNog:ENOG410V97P~COG:I,J,T); this encodes MANSGVDSVLIVSKEYFISLMRHPVRHLLVAWSLGLISWKIITCIRTYQNQKLLKSKQIRIADNTEKMRKLLSKLTHSSIPMAICSENLSYLCEQIKKKRVTPVDVLHAFQFRALQLQDNNNSGIAEFILEAEEYAANLTKSPMNIDEQSGLYGIPISIKEGIAIRGYDVTMGIIKRCSQPIDEDCVLIKVLRSVGSIPFVTTVTTQLCRTLDSFHSIYNDAKNPFNKSRLPGGSSSGEAVLLAQHGSPVGIGGDIAGSIRIPCAFCNLAGLKPTSGRLSLLGFVSAAKKSVLYLSPCLGPMARKVDDLACVMRALLCPTMFDLDPYVIPMSFDQVSYEGKNRKQLVIGYYLNFDDPNLIQVLDVNQQVVEKAAKALESAGHRLVKFTVPDPYKAFILGLHALFADGGQELRSHLRGEPLSPHIKLISTVTRIPDILKPIVGFISKHFIGKPVCPSGAFQKLGSGQAAVNLISEIKAYRYEFAKAWNNAGPLDALICPVFPYPAPPEDASQVYISPSIIYTFLYNILDYPAGAVPAGFVTEDDVRNSLMKSESLYSTGDSYMSKVYGLLNGGENLPLSIQVVGKPYHEETVLRVMREIESSFSQQTES